The following coding sequences are from one Ammoniphilus sp. CFH 90114 window:
- a CDS encoding SDR family oxidoreductase: protein MCPQSKIIKKCEQVPVGFPPQEQARHPGIESIMVPRPISENPYYRPNYKLWGKVAVITGGDSGIGRAVAIAFAKEGADSVIVYYNEHGDANETKQRIEQLGRRCLLLSGDIQEESFNQHVINQTLQHFGKIDILINNAAVQYVQKSLLDISAEQLLKTFKTNIISYFYLTKAALPHLKPGSTIINTTSVTAYEGHKELLDYSSTKGAVVTFTRSLSQSLVSQGIRVNGIAPGPIWTPLIPSSFSAEDVQEFGRDTPMKRAGQPYELAPAYVYLASDDSSYVTGQILHINGGTMVSS from the coding sequence ATGTGTCCCCAATCCAAAATCATTAAGAAGTGTGAACAAGTGCCTGTTGGTTTTCCTCCGCAAGAACAAGCCCGCCATCCAGGGATTGAATCCATTATGGTTCCAAGACCCATCTCCGAGAATCCTTATTATCGCCCCAACTATAAGCTCTGGGGGAAAGTAGCTGTCATAACTGGTGGGGATAGCGGCATTGGTCGCGCAGTGGCCATAGCTTTTGCAAAAGAAGGAGCAGATAGCGTCATTGTTTACTACAACGAACACGGTGATGCCAATGAGACGAAGCAACGCATTGAGCAGCTTGGCCGAAGATGCTTGCTTCTTTCTGGCGATATCCAAGAGGAGTCCTTTAACCAGCATGTTATAAACCAAACCCTTCAACACTTTGGTAAAATCGATATTCTTATTAATAATGCAGCCGTTCAATACGTACAGAAGAGCTTGCTCGATATTTCTGCAGAACAGCTCTTAAAAACATTTAAAACGAATATAATCTCCTATTTTTATCTAACCAAAGCCGCCCTTCCCCATCTTAAACCTGGGAGTACGATCATTAACACTACCTCCGTTACAGCTTATGAAGGTCATAAAGAGCTTCTGGACTATTCCTCAACCAAAGGCGCTGTCGTAACTTTTACCCGTTCTCTCTCGCAGTCATTAGTTTCCCAAGGTATTCGAGTAAACGGCATCGCTCCTGGCCCCATATGGACCCCGCTAATTCCTTCTAGTTTTTCTGCTGAAGATGTCCAAGAGTTTGGAAGAGACACACCTATGAAAAGGGCAGGTCAACCCTATGAATTAGCGCCGGCTTATGTTTACTTAGCCTCTGATGATTCGAGTTATGTAACAGGGCAAATCCTTCATATTAATGGGGGTACGATGGTAAGCTCCTAA
- a CDS encoding polysaccharide deacetylase family protein: MGLKSYHLKFAWLYLLFAPLFAACGYSATEEVKEPVKYHQESAAYLEDGSESQVRSARTTAVSNIVLQEKYPSIVVLHGSLQEKKIALTFDDGPDRRYTPEVLDVLKKHQVKGTFFLMGSRVMGNQDIARRIKEEGHVVGNHTYWHPNLSKEPAERMIWELEETDRAFQTVYGFRPRLFRAPYGFLREDLVEVLGNLNYSIIGWSVDSLDWNQLSAEQIKNNIRKTLHPGAIILLHSAGDWRQDLSGTVKGLDELIPELKNEGYQFVTVTELLGIPEQR; the protein is encoded by the coding sequence ATGGGGTTGAAGTCATACCATCTTAAGTTTGCATGGTTATATTTGTTGTTTGCCCCTCTTTTTGCCGCTTGTGGCTACTCAGCTACAGAAGAAGTTAAAGAGCCCGTGAAATATCATCAAGAGTCAGCAGCCTACTTAGAGGATGGCTCGGAAAGCCAAGTTCGCAGTGCCAGAACAACAGCCGTATCCAATATCGTATTGCAAGAGAAATATCCTTCTATTGTCGTGTTACATGGTTCCCTTCAAGAGAAGAAGATAGCATTAACGTTTGACGATGGACCCGATCGTCGCTATACACCGGAAGTGTTGGATGTCCTTAAGAAGCATCAGGTGAAAGGCACGTTTTTTCTCATGGGATCTCGTGTCATGGGAAATCAAGATATAGCAAGAAGAATCAAGGAAGAAGGACACGTTGTCGGTAACCATACCTATTGGCATCCCAACCTATCAAAAGAGCCCGCTGAACGCATGATATGGGAATTGGAAGAAACAGACCGAGCTTTTCAAACCGTATATGGTTTTCGCCCAAGGTTGTTTAGAGCGCCTTATGGCTTTCTTCGTGAAGATTTGGTAGAAGTATTAGGGAATCTGAATTATTCGATCATTGGATGGTCTGTAGATTCACTTGATTGGAACCAACTATCTGCAGAGCAAATAAAGAATAATATTCGTAAAACCTTGCACCCCGGGGCCATTATCCTCTTACATAGTGCAGGAGACTGGAGACAGGACTTATCGGGAACCGTTAAAGGACTAGATGAATTGATTCCAGAACTTAAAAATGAGGGATATCAGTTTGTCACGGTTACAGAGTTGCTAGGTATTCCTGAACAAAGGTAA